In the Ferrimicrobium acidiphilum DSM 19497 genome, AAGGGTAGATTCGTAGCTACCATGAGCGAGGAGGACTCCTCTCGATCGGTGATCACCTGAAAGAGAAGCTCTGCTCCGCGACGATCTAGATGGAGGTAACCGAGCTCATCGATTGCCAATACGTCATAACGGGCGTAGCGTTCAAGCAGTCGGCTCAGCCTCCTCTCGTCTTCTGCCTCAGCTAACTCGTTGACCAGGGCACTCGCATTGACGTAGCGCACCCGTCTCCCTATACCCGCAAGGGCGATAAGGGTTCCAATAAGGAGATGGGTCTTTCCTGTTCCTGGTCCACCGATAAGTACGACAGAGGTAGCACTCTCTACGAAGTCGCCACGCGCAAGCCAAGCAAGGGTGTCTTGGCTCATCGTCGAGGAGCCGAGGTCGAACTGCGCCAAGAGCTTGGTGCGGGGAACC is a window encoding:
- a CDS encoding ATP-binding protein — protein: VPRTKLLAQFDLGSSTMSQDTLAWLARGDFVESATSVVLIGGPGTGKTHLLIGTLIALAGIGRRVRYVNASALVNELAEAEDERRLSRLLERYARYDVLAIDELGYLHLDRRGAELLFQVITDREESSSLMVATNLPFGEWASIFTDARLAAAVVDRITYRSKIIETGIESYRLRSTTNAT